One Lytechinus variegatus isolate NC3 chromosome 14, Lvar_3.0, whole genome shotgun sequence genomic region harbors:
- the LOC121427200 gene encoding putative indole-3-acetic acid-amido synthetase GH3.10, whose amino-acid sequence MASRSLYLQILVVALCLHATAWYLLTSALSSGVWKCLIFGTGGLLSMSVSLLYFWALSHRPSPHLSFLVFNCSLFIVILLKLTGPSVFKHALESWKKPRKFQEDLLQKIIGENGDTEYGKQFNLRAICSLEDFRKVHPLTTYEHYRPYVEGMMDGQNNVITKKAPTSYARTTGTTGKSKHIPYVSRIAAFRTIGAVSERSLQENVPALGPFQRRLFLYVHPHVSKANSGATIETIASLMDIPDVFYGMFTTPGPGLKLQTIYEANYIHLLFALREKDLGAIQMTFLTFLENAIEQLKNSWRELLLDLENGTINPDLKLPIDNRKRLLIDLGRGDPGRAKELKREFEKGFSGILRRIWPRLQVVIGIDRTNMWSKIETKYGQGVTFLSGGYVCSEGFFGVCLGPSRMKEIAYLPLPTDTVAEFIKEEDIGQSQPKTYLLDEVVEGGCYEIVLTQAQSCLYRYRLGDVIKITGFYENCPYFKFMYRTGQMLNLIYEKLDQNVVMEAIKSAVKRWQGASFVEFVVAESTLVPEDYTDLPGHETTPYYLIFIQIEGDKLRSSPNISDDEKIMIDEELRLRNGDFDRLRREGLISHPRVYALFPSAFDALREHIVANSNASILQYKIPQKLRLFPMVQVMLDHSYKD is encoded by the exons GTACCGGTGGCCTCTTATCCATGAGCGTCTCATTGCTCTACTTTTGGGCTCTAAGTCACCGGCCATCCCCTCACTTATCATTCCTGGTCTTCAATTGTTCTCTCTTTATTGTGATATTACTCAAGCTGACCGGGCCCTCAGTGTTCAAGCACGCCTTGGAGTCATGGAAGAAACCGCGTAAGTTTCAAGAAGACCTGCTTCAGAAGATCATCGGTGAGAACGGCGACACAGAATATGGAAAGCAGTTCAACCTTCGTGCCATCTGTTCCCTTGAAGACTTCCGCAAGGTCCATCCGTTGACAACCTATGAACACTATCGGCCTTACGTTGAAGGGATGATGGATGGACAAAATAACGTCATTACCAAGAAAGCACCAACATCCTACGCGCGGACAACAGGAACAACTGGAAAATCAAAGCATATCCCGTATGTAAGTAGAATAGCTGCTTTTAGGACCATCGGAGCTGTTTCCGAGAGATCTCTTCAGGAGAATGTTCCAGCATTGGGACCTTTCCAGAGACGACTCTTTCTCTACGTTCACCCCCATGTGAGCAAGGCCAACAGCGGAGCTACGATAGAAACAATAGCCTCCCTCATGGATATACCAGATGTGTTCTACGGGATGTTCACCACACCAGGACCTGGTCTCAAGCTGCAAACCATCTACGAGGCAAACTACATTCACCTGCTTTTTGCTTTGCGGGAAAAGGATCTTGGCGCGATTCAGATGACCTTCCTAACCTTCTTGGAGAACGCAATCGAGCAATTAAAGAACAGTTGGAGAGAGCTCCTTCTAGACCTGGAGAATGGAACTATCAACCCGGATCTTAAACTACCCATCGACAACCGCAAGCGACTACTGATTGATTTGGGTAGAGGAGACCCTGGGAGGGCAAAGGAACTGAAAAGGGAATTTGAGAAAGGATTCTCTGGTATTCTTAGGAGGATCTGGCCTCGTCTCCAGGTCGTAATTGGAATTGATCGGACGAACATGTGGTCCAAAATTGAAACAAAGTACGGTCAAG GAGTGACGTTCCTTAGCGGAGGCTACGTCTGTTCCGAGGGATTCTTTGGTGTGTGTTTAGGACCATCGAGAATGAAGGAGATTGCTTATCTTCCCCTTCCCACCGACACGGTCGCAGAATTCATCAAGGAAGAGGACAT TGGTCAAAGTCAGCCAAAGACTTATCTGCTTGATGAAGTCGTGGAAGGAGGATGCTATGAGATTGTACTCACGCAGGCGCAGTCGTGTCTATACCGTTACCGACttggtgacgtcatcaaaattaCCGGGTTCTATGAGAATTGCCCCTACTTCAAGTTCATGTACAG AACGGGTCAAATGTTAAATCTGATCTACGAGAAGCTGGATCAAAATGTCGTAATGGAGGCTATAAAATCTGCTGTGAAACGGTGGCAAGGCGCGTCCTTTGTTGAATTCGTTGTAGCTGAAAGTACGCTGGTTCCCGAGGATTATACAG ACCTACCTGGACATGAGACTACTCCGTACTATCTAATTTTCATCCAGATCGAAGGAGATAAATTAAGATCATCACCCAATATCTCTGATGATGAAAAGATCATG ATCGATGAAGAGCTTCGACTCCGCAATGGTGACTTTGACCGCCTTCGCCGGGAAGGACTGATCTCACATCCCCGCGTCTATGCTCTATTTCCAAGTGCCTTTGACGCCCTTCGGGAGCATATCGTGGCCAACAGCAACGCGTCTATCCTGCAGTACAAAATACCACAAAAACTCAGGCTATTCCCGATGGTCCAAGTGATGCTGGATCATTCCTATAAAGACTGA